From Cellulophaga lytica DSM 7489, a single genomic window includes:
- a CDS encoding helix-turn-helix transcriptional regulator, translated as MVNSEEFIKRLEKIINYYDLTAAAFAEKVEVQRSSISHLLSGRNKPSLEFVLKVVTHFPEVNLYWLLNGKGSFPQVNDYNIPSATIKKEKEALRKEVSKVIIFYTDGTFETFDKN; from the coding sequence ATGGTAAATTCTGAAGAGTTTATAAAACGACTAGAAAAAATAATTAATTACTACGACTTAACCGCTGCTGCTTTTGCAGAAAAAGTAGAAGTACAAAGGTCCAGTATATCACATTTACTATCCGGAAGAAACAAACCTAGTTTAGAGTTTGTTTTAAAAGTAGTAACCCACTTTCCTGAAGTAAATTTATATTGGCTTTTAAATGGGAAAGGAAGTTTTCCCCAAGTAAATGATTATAACATTCCCTCTGCCACAATTAAAAAAGAAAAAGAAGCTTTAAGAAAAGAAGTAAGTAAAGTAATTATTTTTTACACAGATGGAACTTTTGAAACCTTTGATAAAAATTAA